A single genomic interval of Kogia breviceps isolate mKogBre1 chromosome 6, mKogBre1 haplotype 1, whole genome shotgun sequence harbors:
- the LOC131758241 gene encoding sodium-dependent phosphate transport protein 2B-like yields the protein MAPWPELENAQPNSDKYIEGASGQQSTTPAKGKESGKNDTDTPVTKIELLPSYSTVALTEEPTAVEDPWNLPELQDTGIKWSERDTKGKILCVFQGIGKFILLLVFLYFFVCSLDVLSSAFQLVGGKVAGQFFNNNSIMSNPVAGLVIGVLVTVLVQSSSTSSSIVVSMVASSLLNVQAAIPIIMGANIGTSITNTIVALIQAGDRSEFRRAVAGATIDDFFSWLSVLVLLPLEAATRYLERLTNLVVENFNFKNGEDAPELLKVITDPLTKLIIQLDKKVINQIAMNDETAKNKSMIKVWCETFTSMTERNVTVPSPDNCTSPSLCWTDGSHTWTIKNVTHQENIAKCQHIFVNFNLPDVVVGTILLVVSLLVLCSCLILIVKLMGSVLRGQVAVVIKKTINTDFPFPFAWVTGYLAILVGAGMTFIVQSSSVFTSAMTPLIGIGVISIERAYPLTLGANIGTTTTAIFAALASPGSTLKSSLQIALCHFFFNISGILLWYPIPFTRLPIRLAKGLGSISAKYRWFAVFYLVIFFFLIPLAVFGLLLLGWPVLVGVGVPIISVVFLVVALRLLQSYCPRVLPHKLQNWNFLPLWMHSLKPWDKLITTLTSCCQGLCCRTCCLLCGCPKCCRCSKCCEDLQEVQDVPVMSPEAFANMAVDQEAQDGVPKSEVDASGTETTASITAL from the exons ATGGCTCCTTGGCCTGAGTTGGAAAATGCCCAGCCTAACTCGGATAAATACATCGAAGGGGCCTCCGGTCAGCAGTCCACCACACCCGCAAAAGGCAAGGAGAGCGGCAAAA ATGACACCGACACCCCTGTCACCAAGATTGAACTTCTGCCCTCTTATTCCACCGTGGCACTGACAGAGGAGCCCACAGCGGTGGAAGACCCCTGGAACCTGCCTGAGCTTCAGGACACGGGGATCAAGTGGTCGG agagAGACACCAAAGGGAAGATTCTCTGTGTCTTCCAAGGGATTgggaaatttattttacttctggtCTTTCTCTACTTCTTCGTGTGCTCCTTGGATGTCCTCAGCAGTGCCTTCCAGCTGGTTGGAG GAAAGGTGGCCGGGCAGTTCTTCAACAACAACTCCATCATGTCCAACCCTGTGGCGGGGCTGGTGATTGGGGTGCTAGTGACTGTCCTGGTGCAGAGTTCCAGTACCTCCTCGTCCATCGTCGTCAGCATGGTGGCCTCCTCAT TGCTGAATGTGCAGGCTGCCATCCCCATTATCATGGGGGCCAACATTGGGACCTCCATCACCAACACCATTGTGGCGCTCATACAGGCAGGAGACCGGAGTGAGTTCAGAAG GGCCGTTGCAGGGGCCACCATCGATGACTTCTTCAGCTGGCTCTCTGTGTTGGTGCTCCTGCCCCTGGAGGCGGCCACCCGTTACCTGGAGCGCCTGACCAACCTGGTAGTGGAGAACTTCAACTTCAAGAATGGAGAGGATGCCCCAGAGCTTCTAAAAGTTATCACAGATCCCCTCACAAAGCTCATTATCCAG CTGGATAAAAAAGTTATCAACCAAATTGCAATGAATGACGAAACAGCCAAAAACAAGAGTATGATCAAGGTTTGGTGTGAAACTTTTACCAGCATG ACTGAGAGGAATGTCACCGTCCCCTCGCCTGACAACTgcacctctccttccctctgttgGACGGATGGTTCGCACACCTGGACCATCAAGAACGTGACCCACCAGGAGAACATTGCCAAGT GCCAGCACATCTTCGTGAATTTCAACCTCCCTGACGTTGTTGTGGGCACCATTCTGCTGGTAGTTTCCCTGCTGGTCCTCTGTAGCTGCCTGATCCTAATTGTCAAGCTCATGGGCTCTGTGCTCAGGGGGCAGGTAGCTGTTGTCATCAAGAAGACCATCAACACTG atttccctttcccctttgcctGGGTGACTGGCTACCTGGCCATCCTTGTGGGGGCGGGGATGACCTTCATCGTTCAGAGCAGCTCTGTGTTCACGTCTGCTATGACCCCTCTGATCG GTATAGGTGTGATATCCATTGAGAGGGCGTATCCACTCACGCTGGGCGCCAACATCGGtaccaccaccaccgccatctTTGCCGCCTTAGCTAGCCCAGGCAGTACTTTGAAGAGCTCGCTCCAG ATTGCCCTGTGCCACTTTTTCTTCAACATCTCAGGCATCTTGCTGTGGTACCCAATCCCGTTCACCCGCCTGCCCATCCGCCTGGCCAAGGGGCTGGGCAGCATCTCAGCTAAGTACCGCTGGTTTGCCGTCTTCTACCTGGTCATCTTCTTCTTCCTGATCCCTCTGGCAGTGTTTGGCCTCTTGCTGCTCGGCTGGCCAGTGCTGGTGGGTGTGGGAGTGCCCATCATCTCCGTGGTCTTCCTGGTGGTGGCCCTCAGGCTCCTGCAGTCCTACTGCCCGCGTGTCCTGCCCCACAAGCTCCAGAACTGGAACTTCCTGCCACTGTGGATGCACTCGCTGAAGCCCTGGGACAAGCTCATCACCACGCTCACCAGCTGCTGCCAGGGGCTCTGCTGCCGTACCTGCTGTCTGCTGTGTGGCTGCCCCAAGTGCTGTCGCTGCAGCAAGTGCTGTGAAGACCTGCAGGAGGTGCAGGACGTCCCCGTTATGTCCCCCGAGGCTTTTGCTAACATGGCCGTGGACCAAGAGGCCCAGGACGGGGTCCCCAAGTCCGAGGTGGATGCCTCGGGCACCGAAACCACTGCCAGCATCACAGCCTTGTAG